Proteins encoded by one window of Caloranaerobacter ferrireducens:
- a CDS encoding DnaD domain-containing protein yields MSFYKEITNIDLGDTPIENIFINDFMPMANGTYVKVYLLGYKYANDKDTNIEVTNETIAKHLNIPLSDVLKAWDFWEEKGIIKKHPKENDQYNYAVEFLNLKQLYINNNYKPITTRTVKHTENTYYSCSVDDLIEANKNTTIQDMFYSINQIIRRPLVPNEKKKILEWIYNYNMDPQIIVKAFFYSVERRNKKNVNYVEGIIRNWYDMNITNLKALEQYLETKDKRYQIYERVMKALGFSFRPPSEAERKVIDKWFDEWNFDLDIVLKACENTKKTSNPSINYIDGILSSWYSKGIKNVNEIEQKDKPKTNQKSANQNKVTTKFHNFEQRTSKYTSDELDNIVRKIFEKKTNNT; encoded by the coding sequence TTGTCTTTTTATAAAGAAATTACCAATATAGACTTAGGAGATACCCCAATTGAAAATATTTTTATCAATGATTTTATGCCAATGGCTAATGGTACGTATGTCAAAGTATATTTATTAGGATATAAGTATGCTAATGATAAAGATACCAATATTGAAGTTACTAACGAAACTATCGCAAAGCATCTGAATATTCCCTTATCAGATGTTCTAAAAGCTTGGGACTTTTGGGAAGAAAAAGGTATAATCAAGAAACATCCTAAAGAAAATGATCAATACAACTATGCTGTTGAATTTTTAAACTTGAAACAGTTATATATTAATAACAACTACAAACCAATAACAACCAGAACTGTTAAACATACTGAAAACACATACTATTCCTGTTCTGTAGATGATTTAATTGAAGCAAATAAAAACACTACAATTCAAGATATGTTTTATTCAATAAATCAAATAATTAGGCGTCCTCTAGTGCCTAATGAAAAGAAAAAGATTCTTGAATGGATTTATAACTATAATATGGATCCTCAAATAATTGTTAAAGCCTTCTTTTATTCAGTGGAGAGAAGAAACAAAAAAAATGTCAATTATGTAGAAGGAATAATAAGAAACTGGTATGATATGAACATAACTAATTTAAAAGCTTTAGAACAATACTTAGAAACTAAAGATAAAAGATACCAAATCTATGAGAGAGTCATGAAAGCTTTAGGCTTTAGTTTTAGACCACCTAGTGAAGCAGAAAGAAAAGTAATCGACAAATGGTTTGATGAATGGAATTTCGATTTAGATATTGTATTAAAAGCCTGCGAAAATACTAAAAAAACATCAAATCCAAGTATAAATTATATAGATGGTATACTCTCATCCTGGTACAGTAAAGGAATTAAAAATGTTAATGAAATTGAACAAAAAGACAAGCCAAAAACTAATCAAAAATCTGCAAACCAAAATAAAGTCACAACTAAATTCCATAATTTCGAGCAAAGAACTTCTAAATATACTTCAGATGAACTAGACAATATCGTAAGAAAAATTTTTGAAAAGAAAACTAATAATACTTAA